One window of Astyanax mexicanus isolate ESR-SI-001 unplaced genomic scaffold, AstMex3_surface scaffold_39, whole genome shotgun sequence genomic DNA carries:
- the LOC111189401 gene encoding 4-galactosyl-N-acetylglucosaminide 3-alpha-L-fucosyltransferase 9-like, giving the protein MMSKAPSRHVLIACVLLLCLGVMIYFYFKPSINILPYPEATSSRYDVCSEACIDILMVENQGKIQNCTAEDKSVQPAAPAPEVQQKKELSPSDRAENILILVWLWPFGERFSMDSCEAMYNVKGCHITEDRSQYDNADAVLFHVRDIFNDMENLRKLPRPPEQRWVWVNSESPGWTPKLDGGEYLFNLTSNYRRDSDIRVPYGRVMKATKEERDSFKIPTKDKLVCWIVSHWEDKLWRSGYFNEFRKHIKVEGFGKHFGREVNRDNYFNVISSCKFYLSFENSIFKDYITEKVYNPLSLGTVPVVIGPPRKNYEEYLPAHSFIHVHDFSTPKKLADYLLHLDQNQALYEEYFTWRKYFIAKLGYAEEHACRTCEYLKSYGLNYRVFNDVNGWFYD; this is encoded by the coding sequence ATGATGTCTAAAGCTCCATCTCGGCACGTCCTGATCGCCTGTGTCCTGCTGCTGTGTCTCGGGGTGATGATCTACTTTTACTTCAAACCATCTATAAACATCTTACCGTATCCTGAAGCCACGTCCAGCAGGTACGACGTCTGCAGTGAAGCATGCATCGATATTCTCATGGTGGAGAACCAGGGCAAGATCCAGAACTGTACCGCTGAAGATAAATCGGTCCAGCCGGCAGCTCCGGCTCCGGAGGTCCAGCAGAAGAAGGAGTTAAGTCCGAGCGACCGAGCTGAAAATATCCTGATCCTCGTCTGGTTGTGGCCGTTCGGAGAGCGGTTTTCCATGGATTCTTGTGAAGCTATGTACAACGTAAAAGGCTGTCACATAACAGAGGACAGGAGTCAATACGACAATGCAGACGCCGTCCTCTTCCACGTGAGGGACATCTTCAACGACATGGAGAACCTGCGGAAACTGCCTCGACCTCCAGAGCAGAGGTGGGTGTGGGTGAACAGCGAGTCTCCGGGCTGGACGCCAAAGCTGGACGGAGGAGAGTACCTGTTTAACCTGACATCAAACTATCGGAGAGACTCGGACATCCGGGTGCCGTACGGACGAGTTATGAAAGCTACCAAAGAGGAAAGAGATTCTTTTAAAATCCCAACTAAAGACAAGCTGGTCTGCTGGATCGTCAGCCACTGGGAGGACAAGCTCTGGAGATCGGGCTACTTCAACGAATTCAGGAAACACATCAAAGTGGAGGGGTTCGGAAAACACTTCGGGAGGGAGGTGAACAGAGACAACTACTTCAACGTGATCTCCAGCTGCAAGTTCTACCTGTCCTTCGAGAACTCCATCTTTAAAGACTACATCACCGAGAAGGTCTACAACCCCCTGAGTCTCGGTACGGTTCCTGTGGTCATCGGTCCTCCCAGGAAAAACTACGAGGAGTACCTCCCTGCCCATTCCTTCATCCACGTTCACGACTTCAGCACCCCTAAAAAACTGGCAGATTACCTCCTTCACCTGGACCAGAACCAGGCGCTGTATGAAGAGTACTTCACCTGGAGGAAGTACTTCATCGCTAAGCTAGGCTACGCTGAAGAACACGCCTGTCGCACCTGCGAGTATCTGAAATCCTACGGTCTGAACTACAGAGTGTTTAACGACGTGAACGGCTGGTTTTATGATTAG